The DNA segment TTGAACGAATCGGGCAACCGACCGGAGTGGATGGTAATGACGGTACTCCCGGTATTGCCACCGGAATTGCGCCCCCTGGTTCCCCTGGATGGCGGCCGCTTCGCCACCTCGGATCTGAATGACCTCTATCGTCGGGTGATCAACCGGAATAACCGCCTGAAACGGCTGCTTGATCTGAATGCGCCGGATATCATCGTACGTAACGAAAAGCGCATGTTGCAGGAGTCGGTGGATGCGCTGCTCGATAACGGACGGCGTGGACGGGCCATAACCGGCACCAACAGGCGCCCGTTGAAGTCCCTGGCCGATATGATCAAGGGCAAGCAGGGGCGTTTCCGTCAGAATCTGCTCGGCAAGCGTGTCGACTATTCCGGGCGTTCGGTGATCGTGGTGGGTCCGACCCTGAAACTGCATCAGTGCGGTCTGCCTAAGCGTATGGCGCTGGAACTGTTCAAACCCTTTATCTTCAGTAAGCTGCAGCTGCGTGGCCTGGCTACGACCATCAAGGCGGCCAAGAAACTGGTGGAGCGAGGCACCGGCGATGTCTGGGATATCCTGGAAGAGGTGATTCGCGAACATCCGGTAATGCTTAACCGGGCGCCGACCCTGCATAGACTCGGTATCCAGGCCTTCGAGCCTGTACTGATCGAAGGCAAAGCGATCCAGTTGCACCCGTTGGTCTGTACCGCATTCAACGCCGACTTTGACGGTGATCAGATGGCTGTCCACGTGCCCCTCTCGCTGGAGGCCCAGCTGGAAGCGCGCAGCTTGATGATGTCGACCAATAATATTCTCTCCCCCGCCAATGGGGACCCGATCATCGTGCCCTCGCAGGATGTTGTATTGGGCCTCTATTTCATGACCCGTGAGCGGGTCAATGCCAAGGGTGAGGGATCTGTCTTCAGTGATATCAAGGAAGCCAAACGTGCCTATGAATCGGGCGCTGTCGATCTGCAGGCGCGGGTAAAAGTCCGCCTGGAAGAGGTGATTGTCGATGAAGATGGAAACAGAGACGAGAGCATCCGCATAGTTGATACCACTATCGGTCGGACCCTGGTATTCGATGTGGTTCCCCAAGGTCTGCCCTTTGCGCTGGTCGACCAACCGATGGGTAAGAAGGTGATCTCGAACCTGATCAATGCCTGTTATCGCAGGTTGGGTTTGAAGGATACGGTGATCTTTGCCGATCAGCTGATGTACATGGGATTCCGTTTTGCCACCCGTGCCGCCGTCTCTTTCTGTTCCAACGATATGGTAGTGCCGGAAGAGAAGACCAAGATTCTCGGTCAAGCCGAAGCAGAGGTGAAAGAGATCGAGAATCAGTATACCTCCGGTTTGGTGACCAATGGCGAGCGCTACAACAAGGTGGTCGATATCTGGTCCCACACCAATGACCAGGTGGCGAAGGCGATGATGTCCAAGCTGGGCAAGGAGCAGGTGCTTGATCGCGAGGGCAAGAAGGTCGAACAGGACTCCTTCAACTCAGTCTATATGATGGCTGACTCCGGAGCCCGTGGCTCAGCTGCCCAGATACGTCAGTTGGCGGGTATGCGCGGTCTGATGGCAAAACCTGATGGCTCTATCATCGAAACCCCGATCACTGCGAATTTCAGAGAAGGTCTCGATGTATTGCAGTACTTTATCTCTACCCATGGCGCCCGCAAAGGTCTGGCTGATACAGCGTTGAAGACCGCCAACTCGGGTTATCTCACCCGGCGTTTGGTTGATGTGGCCCAGGATATGGTAGTGCTTGAAGAGGAGTGCGGTACCGAAGAGGGTCTGCTGATGCAGCCCATCATCGAGGGCGGTGATGTGGTAGAGGCGTTGCGTGAACGAATTCTCGGACGGGTTACCGCGGTACCTGTGTATCGTCCCGGATCGGATGAGGTTGTATGTGAAGCCGGAGTCATGTTGGACGAAGAAGGGGTCGAAAGACTTGAAATGGCGGGGGTCGACCAGGTCATAGTACGTTCCGCCATCACCTGTAATGCGAAAGTAGGTGTCTGCGCCAATTGTTATGGTCGAGACCTGGCGCGTGGGCATCTGGTGAATCGAGGTGAGTCGGTGGGTGTCATCGCGGCCCAGTCGATTGGTGAACCGGGTACCCAGCTGACCATGCGGACCTTCCACATCGGTGGTGCGGCCTCGCGGGCAGCTTCTGTGAATAATATCCAGGTCAAGGCTGCGGGAACGGTCAGACTGCACAATATCAAGACCGTAAAGCACTCGAGTGGACACTTGGTTGCCACCTCACGTTCCGGTGAGCTGACGGTTGTGGACGAGGTCGGTCGCGAGAAGGAGCGGTATAAGGTGCCCTATGGCGCGACGCTGCAGGTCGATGACGGGAGTGGTGTCGATGGCGGACAAATCGTCGCCAACTGGGATCCACACACCCACCCGGTTATTACCGAAGTGGCGGGTGTGCTGCGTTTCGAGGATTTTGTCGATGGGGTCACGGTGCAGAAGAAGACCGATGAGGTCACCGGTCTGAGTTCCCTGGAGGTCATCGATCCCAAGCAGCGTCCTGCTGCAGGCAAGGATATCCGCCCGATGGTGAAGCTGGTGGATGCCAAGGGTAAGGATCTGAATATCGCCGGTACCGACATTCCAGCCCACTACTACCTACCCGCGAATGCGGTGGTGAATGTGCAGGATGGGGCCGACGTGGGCGTCGGTGACGTGCTGGCGCGTATTCCTCAAGAATCTTCCAAGACCCGTGATATCACAGGTGGTCTGCCCCGTGTTGCCGATTTGTTCGAGGCACGCAAACCCAAGGATCCGGCAATTTTGGCAGAGGCCACTGGAACCGTCAGCTTCGGTAAGGATACCAAAGGCAAGCAGCGGCTTATCATCACCGATTCAGATGGTGAGCAGCATGAAGAGCTGATCCCCAAGTGGCGGCATGTGAACGTGTTCGAAGGTGAGCATGTGGAGAAGGGCGAAATGATCTCGGATGGTGAGCTCAATCCGCATGACATCCTGCGCCTGAAAGGGGTGACAGATCTTGCCGAGTACCTGGTCAAGGAGATCCAGGACGTCTACCGCTTGCAGGGCGTGAAGATCAACGATAAGCATATCGAGGTGATTATTCGCCAGATGCTGCGTAAGGTTGAAGTCACGGCTTCAGGCGATGGCCGCTTCCTGAAGGGTGAACAGGTGGAGAAATCCGCGTTGTTGGAAGAGGCGGATAAATTGCGTGGGGAAGACAAATATCCCGCTCTCTTCGAGCCCTTGCTGCTCGGTATTACCAAGGCATCCCTGGCCACCGAATCGTTTATCTCGGCCGCATCCTTCCAGGAGACGACCCGGGTACTGACAGAGGCGGCGGTGCGTGGCCTGTCGGATCGTCTGCATGGATTGAAAGAGAATGTCATCGTGGGTCGCCTGATACCCTCTGGTACCGGGCTCTCCTACCATACTGAACGCTACCGTAAACGCCATGAGGAGCAGCTGGCTTCCGAGGCGAAACCCGAGCTGGTGGTGGAAGAGGTGGAGCAGGCGTTCAAGGAGGCACTCAACACCCCTGAATCGGAGTAGCTGGGTTGCGGGCTATTTTGGTTACACTCTCTTGACAAGAGGGTGGTGCGGGCATAGAATGCGCGCTCCTTAGACAGGCCGGCCTATGCCGGCCTCTCGTTTCTGCCTCTCAATTATTCGTCTAAGACGTTGTTGAGTAAGGTTTATTCTGACCAGAGAAATTGCATACGCTTTCTGTTGTAAATGTCGCAGCAGAAAGGGTTCGACTTCTCCGGTTTTTTTTATGCAAAGTACAAACATCACGTCCCTGGAGACGGAATAGATGGCGACAATTAACCAACTGGTGCGCAAGCCCAGGAAACGTAGAGTCCAAAAGAGCAATGTACCGGCATTGGATGCCTGTCCGCAGCGGCGCGGCGTGTGTACGCGTGTCTATACCACGACACCGAAAAAGCCCAACTCCGCATTGCGTAAGGTTGCTCGTGTCAGATTGACCAACGGCTATGAAGTTTCAAGTTACATCGGTGGTGAGGGTCACAACCTTCAGGAGCACTCGGTGGTACTGATTCGTGGCGGCCGTGTAAAGGACTTACCTGGTGTTCGCTATCATGTGGTGCGCGGTAGCCTCGATACCTCGGGTGTCGAAAAGCGGCGTCAAGGTCGATCCAAGTACGGCGCGAAGCGTCCGAAAAGTTAATCGTCTGTTAGACAGACACTATTCAACGAGTTTGAGATAGAGCAATGCCAAGAAGACGAGTTGCAGCGCGGCGTGAAACACTGCCCGATCCCAAGTACGGAAGCGAACTGTTGGCCAAATTCATCAATATGGTGATGCAGGATGGCAAGAAATCGGTTGCGGAGAAGATCCTTTACGGCGCCTTGGATACAGTAGTCGATAAGCGCGGCGGTGAGCCGCTTGAACTGCTTGAGACAGCGCTTGAGAATGTGCGGCCGCTGGTGGAGGTTAAGTCCCGCCGTGTCGGTGGTGCTACCTATCAGGTGCCGGTAGAGGTGCGTCCCAATCGTCGCAACTCGCTGGCGATGCGCTGGTTGATCGATGCATCACGCAAGCGTAGCGAGAAATCCATGGCGTATCGCCTGGCGGGCGAATTGATGGATGCCTCGGAGAACAAGGGTGCGGCGGTCAAAAAGAAAGATGACACCCACCGAATGGCAGAGGCGAACAAGGCATTTTCTCACTATCGCTGGTAAGCGAAATTTAATTAACCCTAACTTATTAGCTCTTTAAAAACAGGTTTGTAACGTGGCACGGAAAACTCCTATCGAGCGCTATCGCAATATCGGTATCATGGCGCACATCGATGCTGGTAAAACGACAACGACTGAGCGTGTGCTCTACTATACTGGTGTGTCTCACAAAATAGGTGAGGTGCATGACGGCGCTGCAACCATGGATTGGATGGAGCAGGAGCAAGAGCGCGGTATCACCATTACCTCTGCGGCCACGACCTGTTTCTGGAGTGGTATGGGGCAACAGTTCCCAGAACACCGCTTCAATATCATCGATACTCCCGGACATGTGGACTTCACCATTGAGGTAGAGCGCTCTTTGCGCGTGCTCGACGGCGCAGTTTTTGTGCTGTGTGCCGTAGGTGGCGTCGAGCCCCAATCTGAAACGGTTTGGCGTCAGGCCAATAAGTACAATGTTCCCCGTATGGCGTTCGTCAATAAGATGGACCGTATGGGTGCCGATTTCTTTCGTGTCGTCGGCCACCTCAAGGACCGCCTTGGCGCAAACGCCGTTCCGATTCAGGTGCCGGTGGGTGCCGAAGAGGGCTTCAAGGGGGTCATCGATCTCATCAAGATGAAGTCGATCGTCTGGAGCGAAGAGAATATGGGTGCTCAGTTCGAGTACGCCGATATTCCCGCAGACTTGCAGGATACCTGCGATGAGTGGCGCGAGCACATGGTCGAGGCCGCGGCAGAGGGAAATGACGAATTGATGGAGAAATATCTGGAAGAGGGTGATCTTTCAGAAGAAGAGATTCTTACCGGTCTGCGAGAGCGTACCCTGCGACTCGAGATCGTGCCGGTTACCTGTGGCTCGGCCTTCAAGAACAAAGGCGTCCAGGCTGTGCTGGACAAGATCATTGAAGTCATGCCTTCGCCTGTGGATGTACCGTCGATTACCGGCATCCTGGATGACGCGGATGGCACTGAAGAGACACGGCCCTCCGATGACGATGCACCCTTTGCTGCTCTGGCCTTCAAGGTGGCAACGGATCCGTTTGTCGGTACCTTGACCTTCTTCAGAGTCTATTCGGGTGTGCTCAAGTCGGGTGACTCGGTATTCAATCCGGTGAAGAGCAAGAAAGAACGTATCGGTCGTATCCTGCAGATGCACTCCAACTCCCGTGAGGAGATCAAGGAAGTGCTGGCGGGTGATATCGCGGCCGCAGTGGGGCTGAAGGATGTCACCACCGGTGATACCCTGTGTGCCCTCGACAAGCCGATTACCCTGGAGCGCATGGAGTTCCCCGAACCGGTTATCTCGGTGGCGGTGGAGCCAAAGACCAAGAGCGACCAGGAGAAGATGGGTATTGCGCTGTCAAAGTTGGCGCAAGAGGATCCCTCATTCCGTGTCAGCTCCGACGAGGAGTCTGGCCAGACCATCATCTCCGGCATGGGTGAACTGCATCTCGATATCATCGTCGATCGCATGAAGCGTGAGTTCAAGGTCGAAGCCAACGTAGGTGCGCCCCAGGTGGCCTACCGCGAGACCATTCGATCCTCCATTGAGCAGGAAGGCAAGTTCGTACGTCAGTCGGGTGGACGCGGTCAGTTCGGTCATGTCTACCTGCGCATCGAGCCGCAGCAGGCGGGTGATGGTTACGAATTCGCGAATGAGATCGTGGGTGGCGCGGTGCCCCGCGAGTATATCCCCGCGGTTGATAAGGGGGTGCAGGAGGCGATGGGCAACGGCGTCATGGCCGGCTATCCCATGGTGGATATCAAGGTGACCCTCTACGATGGATCCTACCATGATGTGGACTCCAGCGAGATGGCCTTCAAGATCGCCGGCTCCATGTGTTTCAAAGAGGGTGCGCAGAGGGCCAGACCGGTTCTTCTGGAGCCGATGATGAAGGTCGAGGTCATCACCCCTGAAGAGTACATGGGCGACGTGATGGGTGATCTCAACAGTCGCCGTGGCATCGTGCAGGGTATGGATGACACCCCTGCTGGAAGGCAGATCAAGGCTGAAGTACCGCTCTCAGAGATGTTCGGCTATGCCACCGATCTACGCTCGGCCACGCAGGGCCGTGCCAACTACAGCATGGAGTTCGCCAAATATTCAGAGGTGCCGGCAAACATCGCCGACGCCATCATCAAGAAACAGTAACGGGTATAGGGGTAGCACTGTGTCCAAGGAAAAATTCGAACGCACAAAGCCGCATGTCAATGTGGGCACGATTGGTCATGTAGACCACGGCAAGACCACGCTGACGGCGGCCATCACAGTAGTCCAAGCTGCCAAGTTTGGCGGCGAGCAACGTGCATTTGACCAGATCGACAATGCACCGGAAGAGAAGGAGCGTGGTATCACCATCGCGACCTCACACGTGGAGTACGAGTCGGAGACGCGTCACTATGCGCACGTGGACTGCCCGGGCCATGCTGACTACGTGAAGAACATGATCACGGGTGCGGCGCAGATGGACGGCGCGATTCTGGTGGTTTCGGCGGCTGACGGCCCGATGCCCCAGACGCGTGAGCACATCCTGCTGTCGCGCCAGGTCGGCGTTCCCTACATCGTGGTCTACCTGAACAAGGCGGACATGGTGGACGACGAGGAGCTGCTGGAGCTGGTGGAGATGGAAGTGCGCGAGCTGCTCGACAGCTACGAATTTCCCGGTGACGATACCCCGATCGTGGTGGGTTCGGCGCTGAAGGCGCTGGAAGGTGACACCTCGGAGATTGGCAGTCAGTCGATCGACAAGCTGGTAGAGGCGCTGGACACCTATATACCGGAGCCGGAGCGCGCGGTAGACGGTGCGTTCCTGATGCCGATCGAGGACGTGTTCTCGATCTCGGGCCGGGGCACGGTGGTGACCGGTCGTGTGGAGCGTGGCGTGGTGAAGGTGGGCGAAGAGATCGAGATCGTCGGCATCAAAGAGACGACCAAGACCACCTGTACCGGTGTTGAGATGTTCCGCAAGCTGCTGGATCAGGGCGAGGCGGGAGACAACGTTGGGGTGCTGCTGCGTGGCACCAAGCGAGACGAGGTGGAGCGAGGCCAGGTACTGGCGCATCCTGGTTCGATCACGCCGCACACCCATTTTGAGTGTGAGGTGTATGTATTGAGCAAGGACGAGGGCGGCCGTCATACGCCGTTCTTCAGCAACTACCGCCCGCAGTTCTATTTCCGTACTACCGACGTGACGGGTGCCTGCGACCTGCCGGAGGGAGTGGAGATGGTGATGCCCGGTGACAACGTGAAGATGGTAGTGAAACTGATTGCGCCGATCGCGATGGAAGAGGGTCTGCGCTTTGCGATCCGCGAAGGCGGCCGGACCGTGGGTGCCGGTGTGGTATCCAAAATTATCGAGTAAGTGATAATGGCAAACCAGAGAATACGAATTCGTCTGAAGGCATTTGATCATCGACTGATTGATCAATCTGCCCGTGAGATAGTGGAGACCGCCAAGCGCACTGGTGCGCATGTGCGTGGTCCAATTCCACTGCCGACAAAGAATGAGCGATACACCATTTTGATTTCACCGCATGTCAACAAGGATGCGCGTGATCAATATGAGATCCGCACTCACAAACGTCTGCTCGATATCGTTGAGCCGACCGACAAGACCGTGGATGCGCTGATGAAGCTCGATTTGGCTGCCGGCGTCGATGTGCAGATCAAACTGAACTGAGGTTAGAACGATGGCGATTGGAGTAGTCGGCCGGAAGGCAGGAATGACCCGGATATTTACCGAGCAGGGAGAATCCATCCCGGTTACGGTGATCGAGGTTGAACCCAACCGAGTCACGCAAATGAAAAGTGACGAGACTGATGGTTACTTGGCTATTCAGGTCACCACCGGTGCACGTAAGAGCTCGCGCGTGAGTAAACCCGCTTCAGGCCATTATGCGAAAGCAGGTATCGAGGCCGGACGTGGTACTTGGGAGTTCCGCGCCGAGGAATCCGATATCGAAGGTATTGAAGTGGGCAGTGAAATCAAGGCTGATCAGTTCGAGGCTGGACAGATAGTCGATGTACGCGGACGCTCCCAGGGTAAGGGGTACCAAGGTGGCGTCAAGCGCCACAACTTCCGCATGCAGGATGCCACTCACGGCAACTCGTTGTCACATCGTGCACCCGGATCGATCGGGCAGTGTCAGACACCGGGGCGTGTATTCAAAGGCAAGAAGATGGCAGGTCAGATGGGTGCAGTACAACGCTGCCAGCAGAATCTGGAAGTCGTACGCGTCGATGCGGAGCGTAACCTGTTGTTGGTGAAGGGCTCTGTGCCAGGCTCCAAAGGTGGTGATCTGGTTATCACCCCCGCTGTGAAGATGATTAATAAAGGGTGAGTCTGATGGAACTCAATGTACAAACAGCAGTAGGTGCACAAACTCTGAAGGTCTCCGATGAGATCTTCGGTGCAGAGTTTAAGCAATCTCTGGTGCATCAGGTGGTATCAGCCTATATGGCAGGTGCACGTGCCGGCACCAAGGCACAGAAAAACCGCTCTGCAGTTGCAGGTGGTGGCGCCAAGCCTTTTCGTCAAAAGGGAACAGGTCGTGCGCGCGCCGGTACCAGTCGCAGCCCTATCTGGCGCAGTGGTGGTGTTAACTTCGCGGCAACACCGCGCAGCTATGCCCAGAAGATCAACCGCAAAATGTACCGTGGCGCGATTCGTTCAATTCTTTCTGAACTGAATCGGCAGGAGAGACTGGTAGTGGTGGACGAAATCACCATTGCCGAGCCAAAAACCAAGCAGTTGGTTGAGAAGCTGAAGGGTATGGAATTGAGTGATGTATTGGTTGTGACCCTGGATCCGGATGAGAATCTCTACCTGGCTTCAAGAAACCTCTACGGTGTCGATGTACGGGATATCAATGAGATCGATCCTGTCAGTCTGGTGGCTTATGAGAAGGTTTTGGTCACTGAAAGCGCAGTTAAGAAACTCGAGGAGCGACTGGCATGAACAGCGAGCGTCTCATGAAGGTTCTTCTCAGTCCTGTGGTATCTGAGAAGAGTAGCGTGGTTGCCGATGCCAACCAGCAATACACCTTTCGTGTTGCAACCGATGCGACCAAGCGGGAGATCGCAAAGGCGGTCGAAAAGCTGTTCGAGGTAGAGGTCGAACGGGTGCAGGTTGTCAATTGCAAGGGCAAAACGAAACGCTTTGGTCAGGTCAACGGTAAACGTTCTGACTGGAAGAAGGCATATGTTCGTCTCAAGCCTGGTAACGATATCGATTTCGCGGCCGGTGCTTGAGCAAATAAGACAGGATTTGGATTATGGCAGTCGTTAAATCAAAACCGACCTCCGCAGGCCGCAGATTTGTGGTCAAGGTTGTCAATGATGAGCTCCATAAGGGTGCGCCCTATGGTCCATTGGTGGCAAAAAAGAGTAAAACTGGCGGGCGCAACAATAACGGTCGTATAACTACGCGTCATCGTGGCGGCGGACACAAGCAGCGCTACCGCATCATCGATTTCAAGCGCAACAAGGAAGGTATTCCGGCAACAGTTGAACGCCTTGAATATGATCCGAATCGGACTGCACATATTGCATTGATCCGTTATGCAGACGGTGAGCGCGCCTACATCATTGCCCCCGGCAACCTGCATGTGGGTGACCAGGTCGAATCAGGATCTGGTGTGGCGATCAAGGTGGGTAACTGCCTGCCATTGAGGAACATGCCGCTGGGTTCCGTGGTGCATTGTATCGAGATGAAACCGGGCAAGGGTGCACAGCTTGCACGTTCCGCTGGCGCATCGGTGCAGTTGGTGGCACGGGAAGGCGAGTATGCCACCCTGCGTCTCCGCTCTGGTGAAATGCGCAAGGTCCCCGCTGACTGCCGCGCAGTTATCGGTGAAGTTTCAAACTCCGA comes from the Candidatus Thiodiazotropha sp. CDECU1 genome and includes:
- the rpoC gene encoding DNA-directed RNA polymerase subunit beta', whose amino-acid sequence is MKDLLNILKQQGQTEDFDAIRIGLASPDMIRSWSYGEVKKPETINYRTFKPERDGLFCAKIFGPVSDYECLCGKYKRLKHRGVVCEKCGVEVTLAKVRRERMGHIELASPVAHIWFLKSLPSRIGLLMDMTLRDIERVLYFESFVVVDPGMTPLERGQLLTDEQYLDAIEENGDEFDARMGAEAVYELLKTIDIPEEIKRLREDIDGTNSETKIKKFTKRLKLLESLNESGNRPEWMVMTVLPVLPPELRPLVPLDGGRFATSDLNDLYRRVINRNNRLKRLLDLNAPDIIVRNEKRMLQESVDALLDNGRRGRAITGTNRRPLKSLADMIKGKQGRFRQNLLGKRVDYSGRSVIVVGPTLKLHQCGLPKRMALELFKPFIFSKLQLRGLATTIKAAKKLVERGTGDVWDILEEVIREHPVMLNRAPTLHRLGIQAFEPVLIEGKAIQLHPLVCTAFNADFDGDQMAVHVPLSLEAQLEARSLMMSTNNILSPANGDPIIVPSQDVVLGLYFMTRERVNAKGEGSVFSDIKEAKRAYESGAVDLQARVKVRLEEVIVDEDGNRDESIRIVDTTIGRTLVFDVVPQGLPFALVDQPMGKKVISNLINACYRRLGLKDTVIFADQLMYMGFRFATRAAVSFCSNDMVVPEEKTKILGQAEAEVKEIENQYTSGLVTNGERYNKVVDIWSHTNDQVAKAMMSKLGKEQVLDREGKKVEQDSFNSVYMMADSGARGSAAQIRQLAGMRGLMAKPDGSIIETPITANFREGLDVLQYFISTHGARKGLADTALKTANSGYLTRRLVDVAQDMVVLEEECGTEEGLLMQPIIEGGDVVEALRERILGRVTAVPVYRPGSDEVVCEAGVMLDEEGVERLEMAGVDQVIVRSAITCNAKVGVCANCYGRDLARGHLVNRGESVGVIAAQSIGEPGTQLTMRTFHIGGAASRAASVNNIQVKAAGTVRLHNIKTVKHSSGHLVATSRSGELTVVDEVGREKERYKVPYGATLQVDDGSGVDGGQIVANWDPHTHPVITEVAGVLRFEDFVDGVTVQKKTDEVTGLSSLEVIDPKQRPAAGKDIRPMVKLVDAKGKDLNIAGTDIPAHYYLPANAVVNVQDGADVGVGDVLARIPQESSKTRDITGGLPRVADLFEARKPKDPAILAEATGTVSFGKDTKGKQRLIITDSDGEQHEELIPKWRHVNVFEGEHVEKGEMISDGELNPHDILRLKGVTDLAEYLVKEIQDVYRLQGVKINDKHIEVIIRQMLRKVEVTASGDGRFLKGEQVEKSALLEEADKLRGEDKYPALFEPLLLGITKASLATESFISAASFQETTRVLTEAAVRGLSDRLHGLKENVIVGRLIPSGTGLSYHTERYRKRHEEQLASEAKPELVVEEVEQAFKEALNTPESE
- the rpsL gene encoding 30S ribosomal protein S12 codes for the protein MATINQLVRKPRKRRVQKSNVPALDACPQRRGVCTRVYTTTPKKPNSALRKVARVRLTNGYEVSSYIGGEGHNLQEHSVVLIRGGRVKDLPGVRYHVVRGSLDTSGVEKRRQGRSKYGAKRPKS
- the rpsG gene encoding 30S ribosomal protein S7; the protein is MPRRRVAARRETLPDPKYGSELLAKFINMVMQDGKKSVAEKILYGALDTVVDKRGGEPLELLETALENVRPLVEVKSRRVGGATYQVPVEVRPNRRNSLAMRWLIDASRKRSEKSMAYRLAGELMDASENKGAAVKKKDDTHRMAEANKAFSHYRW
- the fusA gene encoding elongation factor G, which codes for MARKTPIERYRNIGIMAHIDAGKTTTTERVLYYTGVSHKIGEVHDGAATMDWMEQEQERGITITSAATTCFWSGMGQQFPEHRFNIIDTPGHVDFTIEVERSLRVLDGAVFVLCAVGGVEPQSETVWRQANKYNVPRMAFVNKMDRMGADFFRVVGHLKDRLGANAVPIQVPVGAEEGFKGVIDLIKMKSIVWSEENMGAQFEYADIPADLQDTCDEWREHMVEAAAEGNDELMEKYLEEGDLSEEEILTGLRERTLRLEIVPVTCGSAFKNKGVQAVLDKIIEVMPSPVDVPSITGILDDADGTEETRPSDDDAPFAALAFKVATDPFVGTLTFFRVYSGVLKSGDSVFNPVKSKKERIGRILQMHSNSREEIKEVLAGDIAAAVGLKDVTTGDTLCALDKPITLERMEFPEPVISVAVEPKTKSDQEKMGIALSKLAQEDPSFRVSSDEESGQTIISGMGELHLDIIVDRMKREFKVEANVGAPQVAYRETIRSSIEQEGKFVRQSGGRGQFGHVYLRIEPQQAGDGYEFANEIVGGAVPREYIPAVDKGVQEAMGNGVMAGYPMVDIKVTLYDGSYHDVDSSEMAFKIAGSMCFKEGAQRARPVLLEPMMKVEVITPEEYMGDVMGDLNSRRGIVQGMDDTPAGRQIKAEVPLSEMFGYATDLRSATQGRANYSMEFAKYSEVPANIADAIIKKQ
- the tuf gene encoding elongation factor Tu — encoded protein: MSKEKFERTKPHVNVGTIGHVDHGKTTLTAAITVVQAAKFGGEQRAFDQIDNAPEEKERGITIATSHVEYESETRHYAHVDCPGHADYVKNMITGAAQMDGAILVVSAADGPMPQTREHILLSRQVGVPYIVVYLNKADMVDDEELLELVEMEVRELLDSYEFPGDDTPIVVGSALKALEGDTSEIGSQSIDKLVEALDTYIPEPERAVDGAFLMPIEDVFSISGRGTVVTGRVERGVVKVGEEIEIVGIKETTKTTCTGVEMFRKLLDQGEAGDNVGVLLRGTKRDEVERGQVLAHPGSITPHTHFECEVYVLSKDEGGRHTPFFSNYRPQFYFRTTDVTGACDLPEGVEMVMPGDNVKMVVKLIAPIAMEEGLRFAIREGGRTVGAGVVSKIIE
- the rpsJ gene encoding 30S ribosomal protein S10; the protein is MANQRIRIRLKAFDHRLIDQSAREIVETAKRTGAHVRGPIPLPTKNERYTILISPHVNKDARDQYEIRTHKRLLDIVEPTDKTVDALMKLDLAAGVDVQIKLN
- the rplC gene encoding 50S ribosomal protein L3, whose product is MAIGVVGRKAGMTRIFTEQGESIPVTVIEVEPNRVTQMKSDETDGYLAIQVTTGARKSSRVSKPASGHYAKAGIEAGRGTWEFRAEESDIEGIEVGSEIKADQFEAGQIVDVRGRSQGKGYQGGVKRHNFRMQDATHGNSLSHRAPGSIGQCQTPGRVFKGKKMAGQMGAVQRCQQNLEVVRVDAERNLLLVKGSVPGSKGGDLVITPAVKMINKG
- the rplD gene encoding 50S ribosomal protein L4 codes for the protein MELNVQTAVGAQTLKVSDEIFGAEFKQSLVHQVVSAYMAGARAGTKAQKNRSAVAGGGAKPFRQKGTGRARAGTSRSPIWRSGGVNFAATPRSYAQKINRKMYRGAIRSILSELNRQERLVVVDEITIAEPKTKQLVEKLKGMELSDVLVVTLDPDENLYLASRNLYGVDVRDINEIDPVSLVAYEKVLVTESAVKKLEERLA
- the rplW gene encoding 50S ribosomal protein L23, whose product is MNSERLMKVLLSPVVSEKSSVVADANQQYTFRVATDATKREIAKAVEKLFEVEVERVQVVNCKGKTKRFGQVNGKRSDWKKAYVRLKPGNDIDFAAGA
- the rplB gene encoding 50S ribosomal protein L2, whose amino-acid sequence is MAVVKSKPTSAGRRFVVKVVNDELHKGAPYGPLVAKKSKTGGRNNNGRITTRHRGGGHKQRYRIIDFKRNKEGIPATVERLEYDPNRTAHIALIRYADGERAYIIAPGNLHVGDQVESGSGVAIKVGNCLPLRNMPLGSVVHCIEMKPGKGAQLARSAGASVQLVAREGEYATLRLRSGEMRKVPADCRAVIGEVSNSEHTLRSLGKAGATRWKGIRPTVRGVVMNPVDHPHGGGEGRTSGGRHPVSPWGVPTKGYKTRTNKRTNKMIVRRRNRK